In the Equus przewalskii isolate Varuska chromosome 18, EquPr2, whole genome shotgun sequence genome, GAagatactgtttttttctttttctggtgtccTTGGTGCCAAAAATTAAATTTGGGTGCATCATTTTGACTTGTGTTTGTGTCTAGGTTTTATGACACAAGTAGTCGCATAAACTTTTCACGTGTTTTGCTTAAAACCAAACCGTGGCATTGAACCTGGACATCTTGAATTGAGAGAACTGgtaactttattttaataaacatatccgaagatttaaaaaaagaaagacttcctcaGAGGTGTGCCtcttaaaattatattctttattgtTAGAGACAAAACAAGAAATTTTTAACACTGGCAGTGAAATTATACTAGAGTATAAGCAGAACCAAAACAAAGTTGCAAGATCTATTGAGTAGTTTAGGGAGATCTCTCTTTGGAAATTTAAGTTTTCTAGAGAGTAAGTTATCATAAGTGTTGGTAtatattgcttttctctttttaaataagcaGCTAAATAACAATGCAAATCTCAGACTTACTTATTTAACAACAGTTTTTAGCAATGGAAAATCTACAGACAAATTTCCCCTTGGTTCAGGGCTCAAATAAAAAACTGAATGGGATGGGAGATGATGGCAGCCCTCCAGTGAAAAAAATGATGACAGACattcatgcaaatggaaaaatgATGGTAAACAAGATGCCAACAGTAAAGAAGGAACACTTGGATGACTATGAAGCGCCGATGGAAACTGATGGAGAGCATGTCAAGCGAACCTGTGCCTCTGTGCCTGAACCTTTACATTTAAATCCCAGTTTGAAACACACTTTGGCACAATTCCATTTAAGTAGTCAGAGCTCTCTGGGTGGACCAGCAGCATTTTCTGCTCGGTATTCCCAAGAAAGCATGTCACCTACTGTATTTCTGCCTCTACCATCTCCTCAGGTTCTTCCTGGTCCACTGCTCATCCCTTCTGATAGCTCCACAGAACTCACTCAGACTCTGTTGGAAGGGGAGTCTATTTCTTGTTTTCAGGttggaggagaaaagagactcTGTTTGCCCCAAGTCTTAAATTCTGTTCTCCGAGAATTTTCGCTCCAGCAAATAAATACCGTGTGTGACGAATTGTACATCTATTGTTCAAGGTGTACTTCCGACCAGCTTCATATCTTAAAGGTTCTGGGAATACTTCCATTCAATGCCCCGTCCTGTGGGCTGATCACATTAACTGATGCACAAAGACTATGTAATGCTTTATTACGGCCACGTACTTTTCCTCAAAATGGCAGCATACTTCCTGCTAAAAACTCATTGGCCCAGTTAAAGGAAACTGGCAGTGCCTTTGAAGTGGAACATGAATGCTTGGGCAAATGTCAGGGTCTCTTTGCACCCCAGTTTTATGTTCAGCCTGATGCTCCATGTATTCAGTGTCTGGAGTGCTGTGGAATGTTTGCGCCCCAGACATTTGTGATGCATTCTCACAGATCACCTGACAAAAGGACTTGCCACTGGGGCTTTGAATCAGCCAAATGGCATTGCTATCTTCATGTGAACCAAAAATACCTAGGGACAcctgaagaaaagaaactgaagaaaattttagaagaaatgaaggagaaatttagcgtgagaaatggaaagagaactcAATCTAAggcaagtttctttttttaaatagcaattttGAATAACTGTAATGATTTCCTTTGAAATCAAAAGTCTGTGTTTAGAATATAAGCTAACCTGTGTGTCGTTAAGAAACTTCatgcaacaacagcaaaaaatacTGATGTATGTAATGTATTTGTTTAACACATTTTAGGATATAAAGTGCTTTCCTGTGTGTGTTCTCATTTGAATCTTCCAAACAACCTAGTGAGAGAAGTAGAATTattccctttttacagataaagagaatgaggctcagagagatcaagTGGCTTTCCCAAGATTACATAGCCAGGGAGTGGAGGATTTGGGGCTTCTTTCTCAAGTcatgtcctctttctttttcacacATCCTGCTTTTTGATGACTTAATCTCTTGTTTTCCTAGGACTCAAGATAATTTACACTTTGGTGTTATCTCCATTTGCAAATGGTATAATAGCTAGCCAAAACAGTTCTGGTGGTGGGCCCCATACAGCATTTTTCAAAGGTACATCTAGGATTTCTGACTTTGTTTCTGTACTTGGATATTTGGGCTTGATCAATGttagaaacaaatggaaaaaacagaTTTATCTGAAGAATTTGtgattcttttaaagaaaggaatacttacggccagccctgtggccaagtggttaaattcgtgctccgcttcagtggcccagagtttcgctggttcggatcctgggcgcggacgtggcaccgctcatcaggccgagttgaggtgacgtcccacatgccacaactagaaggactcacaactagaatgtacaactatttGCTGggtggctttagggagaagaagagaaaaaaaaaagattggcaacagatgttagctcaggaccaatcttgggggaaaaaaaggaataattaaaaacaacagctagaataaagaaaagattattttagactaaataaatgttagtataAAAACCTATTAGCAAAGAGATCTTAAActtattatttttcccactttattgTCTGGTAGGCTAAACTAATATCATTCTAAGAGTTTGAATGCCTGGGTACTAGATGTGATTTGGGTTATTAAATATTCGGTTTGTTGATCTGGTTTTTAAATATACCTTCCCACttgattaaaattataatagGTAACACTAAGTGTTTAAAATGTGGCAAGCATTGTTCTCGAGCAGTTTTACATGTATAATTTTATCTTGATTCACACAACAAAAGATTGACCATCTTAAGACTCTGATTTTTCCACTGTTAGTTTTTATTCCTTGAAATAATCTCTGCCCTTTCTACTTCGCAGGAGAAATGAGTAAAGTGTATTAAATGACTGAAGGTTATTCCCAGCAACATTAGAGCTTGGGCTGGAACCTAAGATTTGGTGTCCCATGCTTTATTATGGTGCCTTTACGGTTTTGAGGGACATTTATTTACAGTGTAGTTTAAGACAGTGATTTATTTGCTTCTGAAGCCCAGTGAAGATCCTTTTAGACTCTTAATTCAGAGTGGTTTGCTACTTGCTGCTTCCAAAGGGTCAGCACTTCTTTGAAATTCCTTGCCTGTGGCTACTAGATAAGTTTATATTGTTCAGGTGCAGTTACTAACTGATTTTGGAGCAGGATTGGCTTCAAACCAGTTCTCAAATTGCTAGACTGGGTTACAGATGGACTGGTCCCATGCTGAAGCTTGTGCTTAGAGATTATCTATATTATCAAAATGTGGAATGCCacttttgatatttatattttgcctTAAGCTAATTAGGGGCTCTACTTTACATGTCCATAGGTGGCCACATTATTTGCCAGATACTCTTGCTCCAGTCTTCATTGCTGTGACAGCATTTTTGGGATAAACTACTTTGCCTAATATTCCTGCTCTGTGTTTGcgagaaaaaaatatctgagaaCCATGATAAaggttgaaaaaaaaagatgaatttactTAACTGAAACCCAATGTGCTAGGGTTTGGTTAAAATTGAAACCATCCTTCATCTGGATGTAGTCCTTTATTGTCTCAGAACttaatttgaattcattttttatttgtgaaaggtgtgagatttttttccatctttttgctgtGTTGTTTTTTGCGGTATTTGCTAGTGTTTCTGGTGTATTTTggtgttgtttccaattttatgtGACTTTTGAGCAATATAAgggaatttaagaaaatttcagcaaacatttaagaaatgtttttttggtttcatgTGTAATACATGCTTGAGTAGTCGTTTTATTACTTGccacttcacattttaaaaatttactcctCAAAACTTTGTGAGGTGGTTCTTTTTTGAAGGTCTGTGAACAGGGTTTCCCAGATGGGTCACATGCTCCCGGTTGTATAACTGGTAGTGGTAGAATCAGGAGTTGAAGGCAGGCCTTCTTACTTGAAGTCTAGTCATTTTCACTGCTTTTCCTTAAAGCAAACTTAGTAGCATAAACTGAATTTTGAGAAACAGTAACTTTTCTTATCAACTTACCTTAATATAATGGTTCTTAAACTCTGTATTAACTTGTCTATAGACGAAGGTAATTAACTGGGAAGGGGGCAAGAAGATGGTCCTAGACTGGGGAACATTTTTCATTATCTTCTGTGAGTCAGGGAGTTGGTTGCCAAACCAATAGACCCAGAGCACACTCGTTTAAAAAACTCAACAGGCCTCTttttagttaaataaaagaatatactaaatatattaaCCTCTTATATAAAGGATGTTATGTTTAGTGTGAATACTAATGTAATTGGATGTGTTTATATAGTTAATGTAGTCAGAGTATTGTTTTTGGACTGAAAAAACCCCCTGAAACTCAGTAGGCAGTTGTTTGGAATGTAGCAAGTGTTAAATTATTTCTAAGGATGGAAGTCATATTAGTAATGATCGCTAAACTATTTGCATAGCTAATAGCTATATTTAATTTGCATAGTTTGTTAGCTATATATAGATGGGAGAAGTGAGTGGTGTAAGGTCAGCGTTCTAAATGAAGAACTGACTCTATTCTTTGTAGAAACTGAAGGTATACCTTGAACTCTTTCTTACTAAGATCACCACAAGAAGTACATTTGATTTTACATCTGCCTAggttattttgcaaaatgatgataccaaactgtttatattttcatattgtttaaGCTTTTTGTGCTTATTATTAGAAAAATGGTTATTGTATTTTACAGTGCACAAATAGATGAAAGAGTGTTgtatttctgattctttctaAATCTTCAgtggtattatttattttatctaattctgATTTTGTTGAATGCTATGTTTCTGTCTATGAAAAAAAGTTGCCAAGCAAAGTgatcatttgcaaataaaatttgaagagtGATGTTTACTTAAGATTATGTTCAAACACATTAGAAAAGCCCATTTGTAGACAATTGATAAGATAATTATAGGAGATTCTTTACTGTTACAGCATGTGGCTGACAATCTCTACTGAGTTAAAGATGGTGTATGcccttatatttttttaaaaattaaaattcagatttctaaCATTCAGACTTGACTACTCTTAGTAAGTAAAACGATATCATTTTTACTCTGTTTAGGAAAACCCCCTATAGATTATCTATGATGCAAATAGATGACCTAAACATATCAAGTTAAAGATTTTTCCCTCTTAAAGCCTATTGAACAAATCACTAtttttagttttgcattttcctttcagttcatCATTTATGCAGAGGTAAttgaagtaataataatagtacaaaAATTTCTTCCCTCTTGTAAgcttttatgcttttatttagGAAATGTCTTTCTTAGTACAAACCTAGATGAGGAAAGGAAATACATTATAGAGAATGGGCAACTACAAAGAGTAGTGTTGGGACAAGATGTGTTCCAGTAATGATAGTGGTAGATTTGATGTAATTTGTTACATCACTGGTATAGTTTGTGTTTTGTGATTAGCATAAATTTTGATCTAGTGGGGATAAGATCAGAATCAAATGAAGTATTTGTGCTCATATGAGGGACCAGTATGAATATTTTTGTCTgactttctaaaattaataacTGTCTTCATGAGTTTAGAGActgtctttctcttattttcccagAAGGTAGTTTAGTGCCTGGCATGTCAAAGGCAGTCggtgaaatcttttttttttaactaaatacatttttgaaaaacactacattatgttttagaatatttggaattttttgaaaaatgatgctTTAAcctttaataaatgcttataatTTGCAAATAAGCTGTTGAATAAGATAACTGGTCACATGAGAGAATGGATGTGAAAGCATTTTGGAAGTTAAGAGACTGGAAATATAGGATAGCACTTCAAACtcttattgaaatatttactaatatgtatttggggatttttcctTTCCCCCAAAATCTTGACTTATCTAGAATTATGTGAAgatatttcaaagacaaataagatAACTGAGTATTGGGTTCAAATGTATCTCACTCTTAGTTGGTTGTACAAAACAACTAATTATAGCAATGAGTAACTATACTGGTTGGATATTTGTTTACTTACTAAAATGAAGCATACAGGAAGAAAGTGTCAAACAGGTTTGTTTTAAGAATTGCGAGGGCATTTCAATCAAATCTTTAGAATAGCTTTGGGAATAGTGCCCCCTTATGGTTTAGGAAATACACAATCTATATTcatttttaccattaaaaaatggtaaaaaacttaaaaatgttaacattttttaaagacttatgataaaaaaacttagaaatttatccttttggactgagaaatgggaaaaaattaagaaacttcaaggaggaaaggaaaagggtaGGCCTGAAGCAGTGTGTGGTTAGCCTGTAGTGTTCTCTTAGCTGTGCATACATTATAACTTATGTCACTGCGAGAACAGGAAGTAATCAAGAATTTGGTTAATTTCCATCCTTTTAGAATGCTGGGAGTGGGAAATGGCTGTGGAGCAGAACTCAGCTTGGTCAAGTAAAGAGGTAGAACTAGTTTGGGAATAGCTTTGGTAATGGCTTGAACCAGTATTTTGTCCACATATAGAGTTTGGTCTATTGAGGGTTCATATAGATAAAATAATTGAAGGATTTTGTTAGactacaaaaagcaaaaagaatatataattaaaCCATAAACCTTTTTTTAGGGTGTGGTTTGCTTCAATcactaaatgtaaaatattatagcACATGctaggcagaaagagaaatcagtaggaaagacagaaaattaatttaaagctCATTTTGATTTCTAGACTTAGAAGTGGGTCACAGAAATATGTATCTAATGACTAGATGGAGGCCCCTCAGGGCAGGAATTCACCTAGTTTTCTAATCCAGAATgtggtagatgcttaataaagGTTTGGATAACTGAATGAAAAGTCTTAGTGACCCTATACAGTTACCAGTGATTTTTGAGGAGGAAAACAGATTTAGTTTTAAAGCAAAGTaacattttgtctttatttgtggTGGTCAGTTTATTTTGAGATTTCAAATAGCATTTAAagtacatattttgtttatcttatggcgataaggaataaaaaagtttaagaaacttaaaaaaaccaTTTTGGTAAATAATACTAGAACTGTTATTCCATGttaaaaaagttttttggtgTGATTATGAAAGCAATTTAGGCCCCTTGTAGTAAATCCTAAAAGAGTGcaaagaagaagacaaaatttcCTCATAATTTCACCATGAAGTGATAATTACCGTTGGAGTTTATTCCTTTACAAATGTGATGCTTTGTACATTATATTTGCATGTAATGTATTTGCATGCAAAAGCATCTGTAGAGTGCACAAGTGTTAATTAATGCAGGGCTAGTTGTTGAAGTAATACTTGTGGACCAATTTTAAGACAGGTCACTTAGAGCATTTTCAAATTGCAGTCTGTCACACATGTCTCATCTGGGGTTCCACGAGAGGAGAATGAAGCCCTACAGAAGATGATTTGAGTGATGGTTTTGTCAGTTCTTCTGAGGATGGTGTATAGTACCATTCTTAATGCTTTGGAGAGAACTTAATTCATTGTGTGCAATGGCTGCCTTGGGGCAGTTGGGCTCTTGAGAACCCCAGTTGAGAAGGGCCTGGAGGGTCATGAAGTCAATTTAGTGGGtcacaagcatttaaaaaaacataaaatggagtAAAATAAAACTAGAGTACATTGTACATAGTAAAATTAATCTGCATTTTGATGTTGTGAATTTACTTTAGTTGAAGGCCAAAATAATCTGAgatcagcatttttttaaagcatacatGCTGAAATGGGATACAAAAGCAAAGCCTTAGATTCATACAGATTAAAACTTTTGACAAGTATTTTAGTGAGAAGATGTATATGACCTGGAGATTTCCAGGTAATTGCAACATTAAATGGATAGGACACCGTAGAATTCCAgtataaaaaagttatttttaaaagtcccagGAATTGACAggctttttttcagtttgttccttttccttcaaGTTGTAAAGGGAGTGATTGTCACACTACTGACTTCACATGGCTTTGTTTCCATGAAGGACATGAGTTAGTAGTTGCACATTATAAGAACGTGAGCCTTTGCTTTTTCCTGTGAAcatttctaagcactttaaaCTTAAAATTGGCTTTGTGAGGTAGGTGGCATGATCTTTCAGTGTGGGAGCGTTGCTGTAACTCCTGAAGGTCTGTCTTTGATAAGCTGGTGGAGGTGCTTAGATCATATTGTTCGAGTTTTGCATTAGGttgattaattctaataattaCGATGAAGTGAAGCAGAAGACTTAAGCCTTAAAATCGCTTAAGTAGCTATTTGCTGCCATGTAACGACACTATTCCTGTTCAGTCGTTGAAACCCTTGTTCACAACATATTGGAAGTTTTGAGGAAACCTGATACTGTACTGAGAGATTGAGTTTCTTTCAGTGAGTGTTGTTGGCAGCTGTCTGGTAGGGTGTCTTTTGTGTCCGTCTGAAATCATTGACCACTTGAATGTCTTAGTGTTATACACAGGAAAAAGACTCTGACAGGTACATTCACTTTATACCTAAGGAGTTATTGCTTAACTATGTATTCAGTTACGTGTTTTGTAAGGTTGCTAAGGGTTTATATGTTGGGCTCGTACAAAGTAATGTGTATTTGAtatgcattatattttatttcttgtgtaaGCACACCAGTAGTGAGATACACTGTTAAGTTTACCAAGCTGCTAATCCTTCGTATGCTTACTGTCTTATGAAgaccaaaatgtaaaaattaatctTTATCCTTCATAGCACTTTCtaaattctggttttttttggttgaggaagattgttccagagctaacattggtgccagtcttcctctgttttgtatgtaggatgctgccgcTGTGTGACTTGAGGAGTGtataggtccctgcccaggatccgaacctgtgaacccaaccactgcgcCGCTGTGCTGGCCCATAAATTCGATTTTTAGGAATAGTTTTTccactattttaaagatttaattctGATTTTTGGGGGGATTTTGGAAATCCCGCCGATATTTTGAGGCATTGTCTTGATTTCTTTAGTTCATCAGTGTTTGTCGTTAGGACTTAATTAAGGATCATAATATTAATCTGATACTGTAATAAAAAACTAGATTGCCACCTAAAAGCAAAATTTATTATTGCAGATAAGTCTAGtaattttaaagagttttaattttttttttcttttaatacaatTGGGATATTTGTATGTGAATAGTGCTGAGGGGGTGGAATTgcttttatatctagaaaatggTAACAAAAATGCCTACTGGTTTTTTGGTAAATGAAATCAAGTTCTTTAAATTATTTGTCATTGTGAGACTAATAAGCATTTTACTACCAAAATACAATGGTTCTTTATTAGGAAAGGGTCGTGTTTATATAACACAGTAAGttgaaatttagagaaaatttcataaaacatttcctaattttttaagcaggaaattattattttggtttaacctcattttaaataacttatttaaattttaaataacctaattatttaaaattaagtctTCTATGCATTTTGGGATTGTTTAAATTTTGCTTTCGTAGACATTATTTGTTGCTTTATGACTTTGAGAAGGAAGCTTTGGAATGCAATAATATATGTGAAGTTTTTCTGATGTGTTTCAGATGAGGATGCCATCTGTTGATTTTGTGGTAGATAATGGTGGGGAAGTTGggtaataaaagcatttaaaaatgttaaggcTCTAACTTAAGCTACTAAGTCATCTACATCTCTCCTTTTCCAAGTAAtgtaatgtatttaattttaatgtttaaatacaCAAAGgcgataaaattattttattggaagGTAAGATAAGAGACAATAGATGCTTATATCATGGtgtcttatttttattcccaATCAGTAGTTAGCGTTACTGCTGTGCCATTTAATTATATTGTTCTGTTTTTGAAAACCTAATTTGTATGTTGACACAAATGCAGAATGGATGAGAAAATCTGGCATGCCTGTGAGTGTTCTGTTGTATAATAATGtgcttttcttaattgtttttaacACACAGGATAATTTGTTATAAATGTGTTTGTGGCTTACCACAGTGTATTAGGTAAAATTAACCCACAGCATTTTGTCATGGTTATGTTGTGCATTTCCCCgtcatttatattatttgatttgtATATCTGATCTCTAAAAACACATTCCAGAGACTGTTGGGCTTCTTTGGTACTTCATGGAGTAGAAGGATATTGGATGTGAAAGAGACTATCTTGTGAGTTTTGTGGTAGCTGAGTAACCTTTTAAAAAGTCACCCTGGGAATTAGTGAGCCACGCTGTCATTCagaattcattcagcaaatatttgttgagtccctactgtatgccaggcatggtgctagtACTGAAAATACAAAAGTTAATATAGTCCTTGACTTCAGCCTCCTGTTCAAGCAGAGGCTGGGTAGCCACTTGTAAGGGATTTCAATCGGGGATTTCAGACATTGGCCAGGGGACTGCACTAGGTGATCTGTAAGGAAGGTTTATTGTAGAACTACTCGTCTGTGACTGTTAGTGGGATGGtgcaagaataagaaataaaggacagaaactagagaagaatggatgttgaaaaataaatgaaagtgctAGCAATTAAGGTGGCATCTGAAGTTTAGAGACATCATAGAAATAAAGATGCACTGAGTTTGGATCatgaataaaagtaaaacttAAGCTGTAGAGTTTTGAAATGAacttaataatgaaaattaagtCACATTTCAAGTCAAGATCTTCAGCTGAAGAAGTTTAGAATTTGCTGTTCTGAAGATTTGAGATTCTAGATCTCCATAATAGGAAAAACTTGAATATGTAAatcaattttagtaattttaatttaaaaattctggaaCAGTTGATTTCTTGGGCAGTACATCCAGAATTGTTTCAGATATAAAACTGATTTAAAGTGgagctttattttctaaataatgagCTTAACAAATGACTTCTAGAAAAGaaattctcatttaattcaagctgattttatatttcattgatttgttaCAGTGAGCTTATCCATGCTCATTAATACCTCTTAGCATACACTGTTGGGGTGAAAAATGTTCTGCCTAAGTGAATTTGCTAGATAACAAAGCTCTTTTCAGCgctgtgttttttaaaactaacCTTTTTCGTGAATTCTAAAATGTCTTAGTTTTCAGTCTTTCTAAGTGATATATAGTATGGTGCATTTGTATATGATATACTGTTTATATATGGTATAAATATAGAACATAGTTTAACTGTGTCATGTTGACTCAagacttcttctttttctccccagatccccccagtacatagttatatattttagttgtgggtccttctagttgttcaaGACTTCTTAAACATCAATTACTATACTCTGTTGTGATGAGGGTAGGGGACAGTTGAGACATATTAAATTATTTGCCCTGGCCTATGATAGTCCTCCAATTGTCTTGCTTTTTGAAtcagtttttgtgtttgtgtcttGTAATTCTCTCTCCTTAGGCTGTCAGCTGTCACCTGGCATCTATCATTTACTATTTCTGTTGCCTGCAGTTAGTTCCCTTTCTAATTTACTGGTAGAACTAAACTGTAGGCTTAGAAACTACGTAAACAAGTGAttggtttattttataaataagcagTTGATTTTGCCTCAGATTCTGAACTTCTATAGAAGATTTGATCAGGAATGTGAGGTTTTAGAAACAATGCTGCTCTTATATACAGTCTGGAGGCCCTCACTGAATACTCAACTCTTAAATCCTTTCAGAATATTATTTTCCCTATAAGCTGTGGTCTTGTTAGTCTTTCAAATTCCTTTCCCagtaatttttaacaaaaatgttgaTTTCCCACCATTGCAagttactgtatttttatttttggcttttaattGGCCTTAAATCATCTCCTGATTGATCAAGTTGTGTAATGTGTGCTCCAAAAGCtgttgcttttccattttcagcCCATTTTGTTGGGTCAGGGGATTACTTTTCAGGCCTCTCCTGAGTTTCTTCATC is a window encoding:
- the SKIL gene encoding ski-like protein isoform X2, which encodes MENLQTNFPLVQGSNKKLNGMGDDGSPPVKKMMTDIHANGKMMVNKMPTVKKEHLDDYEAPMETDGEHVKRTCASVPEPLHLNPSLKHTLAQFHLSSQSSLGGPAAFSARYSQESMSPTVFLPLPSPQVLPGPLLIPSDSSTELTQTLLEGESISCFQVGGEKRLCLPQVLNSVLREFSLQQINTVCDELYIYCSRCTSDQLHILKVLGILPFNAPSCGLITLTDAQRLCNALLRPRTFPQNGSILPAKNSLAQLKETGSAFEVEHECLGKCQGLFAPQFYVQPDAPCIQCLECCGMFAPQTFVMHSHRSPDKRTCHWGFESAKWHCYLHVNQKYLGTPEEKKLKKILEEMKEKFSVRNGKRTQSKANAPSGMELQSWYPVIKQEGDHVSQTHSFLPSYYLYMCDKVVAPNVSLTSAVSQSKEVAKTEASRPVPRQSEKPESSGKRQKTVSYPDVSLEEQEKMDLKTSRELCGRLDPSISSNSTSKKKPESTTCNLVRDTTKAGIDHDALVSSPLLVKDVICDDDKGKIMEEVMRTYVKQQEKLNSILQKKQQLQMEVEMLNSSKAMKELTEEQQNLQKELESLQNEHTQRMEEFYVEQKDLEKKLEQVMKQKCTCDSNLEKDKEAEYAAQLSELRQRLDHAEADRQELQDELRQEREARQKLEMMIKELKLQILKSSKTAKE
- the SKIL gene encoding ski-like protein isoform X1, coding for MENLQTNFPLVQGSNKKLNGMGDDGSPPVKKMMTDIHANGKMMVNKMPTVKKEHLDDYEAPMETDGEHVKRTCASVPEPLHLNPSLKHTLAQFHLSSQSSLGGPAAFSARYSQESMSPTVFLPLPSPQVLPGPLLIPSDSSTELTQTLLEGESISCFQVGGEKRLCLPQVLNSVLREFSLQQINTVCDELYIYCSRCTSDQLHILKVLGILPFNAPSCGLITLTDAQRLCNALLRPRTFPQNGSILPAKNSLAQLKETGSAFEVEHECLGKCQGLFAPQFYVQPDAPCIQCLECCGMFAPQTFVMHSHRSPDKRTCHWGFESAKWHCYLHVNQKYLGTPEEKKLKKILEEMKEKFSVRNGKRTQSKIDAPSGMELQSWYPVIKQEGDHVSQTHSFLPSYYLYMCDKVVAPNVSLTSAVSQSKEVAKTEASRPVPRQSEKPESSGKRQKTVSYPDVSLEEQEKMDLKTSRELCGRLDPSISSNSTSKKKPESTTCNLVRDTTKAGIDHDALVSSPLLVKDVICDDDKGKIMEEVMRTYVKQQEKLNSILQKKQQLQMEVEMLNSSKAMKELTEEQQNLQKELESLQNEHTQRMEEFYVEQKDLEKKLEQVMKQKCTCDSNLEKDKEAEYAAQLSELRQRLDHAEADRQELQDELRQEREARQKLEMMIKELKLQILKSSKTAKE